A section of the Methanococcus voltae genome encodes:
- a CDS encoding tetratricopeptide repeat protein, whose translation MSKRVSKKYGKLPYEINNLLKNHKYVEALDKLNKIEEFQNKNPDFYTNRGIVYSELKQYDNAINDFTTAIMLKNNDPKLYFNRGTLYKILKKYSEALKDYDMALSLNSKYTDVYLNRGIIYSELKKYDKAIDDFTTAISIRKDSKSYSNRGLIYTKLKMYNNAMEDFNNALNIDYTNTDAYENRGCLYGELKKYNNAMEDFQKADELKNDSNTKYNLGTLYKMLKKYDKALFYLNKALELDNKNVKALINRRNIYVELREYDKALKDNNYIINIQNNSKSYFERGTLHKIFKKYDKALKDYNIAINLDNNNYDAYINRGIVYSELKQYDNAMEDFNNAIKINPKNPMGYNNRSFIYLTLNNKTKAIEDLNRAVALDKNNYEVYLNRSIGYDKLDQIEKSNQDYNESKNIKYKKNMSRYINNYYLKNLKNLKITNELIESTISLAEKVNDFKNKQIKTININNKNSKNQSTNNNLIVHYTKPSTVKSLIVPEKDFEEEKNKGNNFTKSYLRLYNAKYMNDPEEGKLLVNELCKKQYKELFNKNNDGYSIQTTFIGSFLPDTDRLYLWRTYGKNDNDEEAGGLNIVFKENFFDNELDPQLEPMKLMDKSLDELNTSFVNSQSYDNINKSKNPLELTHFEKERKIYYNLYDVSYISKKELNDCLSRDFKDHQNRQNELKTIIDNLKKYEKYKDIKRYIKELEKLRELEEFTYQIDIELKKIYKIYEELTSKIEKERVTDMIISILNDVSYLIKSSDYKEEREMRVLVTLPTDDESIQFHVLKEFNEYEEFPERMYIDIEKSLNDENNKYDKYIEKVTMGPKLVNKNRWEIYLNRKGVTVNDSLINYR comes from the coding sequence ATGAGTAAAAGAGTATCTAAAAAATATGGTAAATTACCTTATGAAATTAACAATTTATTAAAGAATCACAAATATGTTGAAGCTTTAGATAAATTAAATAAAATTGAAGAGTTTCAAAATAAAAATCCTGACTTTTATACTAATAGGGGAATAGTATATAGTGAGCTAAAACAATATGATAATGCCATCAATGATTTTACAACTGCTATTATGTTAAAAAATAATGATCCAAAGTTGTATTTTAATAGAGGTACGTTATATAAAATACTTAAAAAATATAGTGAAGCATTAAAAGATTACGATATGGCATTATCGTTAAATTCTAAATATACTGATGTATATCTCAATAGGGGAATAATATATAGTGAGCTAAAAAAGTACGATAAAGCCATTGATGATTTTACAACTGCCATTAGTATAAGAAAAGATTCCAAATCTTATTCAAATAGGGGTCTTATATACACCAAATTAAAAATGTATAATAATGCCATGGAAGATTTCAATAATGCTCTCAATATAGATTATACTAATACTGATGCCTATGAAAATAGGGGGTGCTTATATGGCGAACTAAAAAAGTATAATAATGCCATGGAAGATTTCCAAAAAGCAGATGAGTTGAAAAATGATTCCAATACAAAATATAATCTCGGAACATTATATAAAATGTTAAAAAAATATGATAAAGCATTATTCTACTTAAACAAAGCTTTGGAATTAGATAATAAAAACGTTAAAGCACTGATAAATAGAAGAAATATCTATGTTGAGTTAAGAGAATATGATAAAGCATTAAAAGACAATAATTATATTATCAATATTCAAAATAATTCAAAATCATATTTTGAAAGAGGTACATTGCATAAAATATTTAAAAAATATGATAAAGCATTAAAAGATTACAATATAGCCATAAACTTGGATAATAATAATTATGACGCATATATTAATCGAGGAATAGTGTACAGTGAGCTAAAACAATATGATAATGCCATGGAAGATTTCAATAATGCAATAAAAATAAATCCAAAAAATCCTATGGGTTATAATAATAGAAGCTTTATTTATCTAACACTAAATAATAAAACGAAAGCAATAGAAGACCTTAATCGAGCAGTTGCGTTAGATAAAAATAATTATGAGGTATATCTCAATAGAAGTATTGGATATGATAAATTAGATCAAATTGAAAAATCGAATCAAGATTATAACGAATCTAAAAATATAAAATATAAAAAAAATATGTCAAGATATATTAATAATTATTACCTCAAAAATTTAAAAAATTTAAAAATCACAAATGAACTTATAGAAAGTACCATAAGTCTTGCGGAAAAAGTAAACGACTTTAAAAATAAACAAATTAAAACTATTAATATCAATAATAAAAATTCTAAAAACCAGTCAACTAATAATAATTTAATAGTTCATTATACCAAACCATCAACAGTTAAATCCTTAATTGTACCAGAAAAAGACTTTGAAGAAGAAAAAAATAAAGGGAATAATTTTACTAAATCTTACCTTAGATTATATAATGCAAAATATATGAACGATCCTGAAGAGGGAAAATTATTAGTAAATGAATTATGTAAAAAACAGTATAAAGAATTATTTAATAAAAATAATGACGGATATAGTATTCAAACAACATTTATAGGTAGTTTTTTACCCGATACTGACAGATTATATTTATGGAGGACTTATGGTAAAAATGATAACGATGAAGAAGCTGGAGGACTTAATATAGTTTTTAAAGAAAATTTCTTTGATAATGAGTTAGACCCCCAATTAGAACCTATGAAATTAATGGATAAATCCTTAGACGAATTAAATACCTCATTTGTAAATTCCCAAAGTTATGATAATATTAATAAATCCAAAAATCCTTTGGAATTAACCCATTTTGAAAAAGAACGTAAAATATATTATAATTTATATGATGTAAGTTATATATCTAAAAAAGAATTAAATGATTGTCTTTCTAGAGATTTTAAGGATCATCAAAACCGTCAAAACGAGCTAAAAACTATCATTGATAACTTAAAAAAATATGAAAAATATAAGGATATTAAACGATATATTAAAGAACTAGAAAAGTTACGTGAATTAGAAGAGTTTACTTACCAAATCGATATAGAATTAAAAAAAATATATAAAATTTACGAAGAATTAACGTCCAAAATTGAAAAAGAAAGAGTAACTGATATGATAATTTCCATACTAAATGACGTTAGCTATTTAATAAAATCGTCAGATTATAAAGAAGAGCGTGAAATGAGAGTTTTAGTTACCTTACCCACGGATGATGAATCTATACAATTCCATGTTCTGAAAGAATTTAATGAATATGAAGAATTCCCAGAACGAATGTATATAGATATAGAAAAAAGCCTAAATGATGAAAATAATAAATATGATAAATATATTGAGAAGGTAACAATGGGGCCAAAACTTGTAAATAAAAATAGATGGGAAATTTATTTGAATAGAAAAGGAGTGACGGTTAATGATTCACTAATTAATTATAGATAA
- a CDS encoding type I restriction endonuclease subunit R, with protein sequence MEVESESQLENKFIKQLVNQGYSRIKIEDEKDLENNFREQLYLHNKEKLDNIPFSDYEFNKIMTQLSGKSIFESAKILRDKCILERDEGNTPKKVYLEFIDSNNLNNNIFQVTNQITMKGKYENRYDVTLLINGLPLIQVELKKAGVDIKEAFNQVMRYRKHSYKGLFRYIQIFVIGSNKNVKYFANRDGEILFNSAFFWANVDNKRITNLDEFADNFLEKNRIAKIISEYMIINESDKNLMVMRPYQIYAVESILDRAINTNSNGYVWHTTGSGKTLTSFKASQLLANNPKIDRVFFLVDRKDLDAQTIKEFNKFEKDSVDDTDNTKNLVKQIQEIDRKLIVTTIQKMSIAIKSEKYAEIMDKYKDDKVIFIIDECHRSQFGEMHRVIKKHFVNAQYFGFTGTPIFKENKGAKDMVTADLFKKCLHTYLIKDAIRDGNVLGFLIQYFKTFEGNYDKNDDTKIYKINKKELWSTDERISLICNDIVKNHNLKTRDKEYCSIFAVDSIPSLIKYYNKFKEFDHDLKIAGIYTYEANEASAGINAEHSRDILERIISDYNKIYNTNYSTDTFSNYFIDISKRLKNGQIDILLVVNMFLTGFDSKLLNTIYIDKDMKYHNLIQAFSRTNRVYSANKPHGNVVCYRNLREKTENAIRLFSQTDDVDTVLMESYEFYLDKFKERLEKLHNIANTPDDVDLIEGESKTSEFVMAFKNLTKVLVTMKNFVEFEFEEDKLGIDEQTYQEYKTKYLMVYDDVTRGEYEGTSVLKDIDFSIELMYTDKINVDYILNLLKNLDIDNTKNRDKEIKDIVDKLKKADNEELRLKVELIQEFLEKEVPKIIELNNQDDIESLYYEFEDKKRTEEVEEFAKENNIDTTKLWSYVEEYDYSKTLDKKAVGDSISAPFLKKKRIINKVSEFIQYQAKKYA encoded by the coding sequence ATGGAAGTTGAAAGCGAATCGCAACTTGAAAATAAATTTATTAAACAATTAGTTAATCAAGGTTATTCAAGAATTAAAATAGAAGATGAAAAAGACTTAGAAAATAATTTTAGAGAACAATTATATTTACACAATAAAGAAAAATTAGATAATATTCCATTTAGTGATTATGAATTTAACAAGATCATGACTCAGTTATCTGGCAAAAGCATATTTGAAAGTGCTAAAATACTTCGAGATAAATGCATATTAGAGCGTGATGAGGGCAATACTCCTAAAAAAGTATATCTTGAATTTATCGATAGTAATAACTTAAATAACAATATATTTCAAGTAACTAATCAAATTACGATGAAAGGAAAGTATGAAAATCGTTATGACGTTACCTTATTAATAAATGGCTTGCCTTTGATACAAGTCGAATTAAAAAAGGCAGGTGTCGATATAAAAGAAGCTTTTAATCAAGTTATGAGGTATAGGAAGCATTCTTATAAAGGTCTTTTTAGATACATACAAATTTTTGTAATTGGAAGTAATAAAAATGTTAAGTATTTTGCAAACCGTGATGGGGAAATTTTATTTAATAGTGCTTTCTTCTGGGCTAATGTAGATAATAAGCGTATAACTAACTTGGATGAATTTGCAGATAACTTTTTAGAAAAAAATCGTATTGCTAAAATTATTTCCGAATATATGATTATTAACGAGTCGGATAAAAATCTAATGGTTATGAGACCTTATCAGATTTATGCGGTTGAATCCATTTTAGACCGTGCCATAAATACGAATAGTAACGGATACGTTTGGCATACGACGGGCAGTGGTAAAACACTTACATCTTTTAAAGCAAGTCAATTATTAGCGAATAATCCCAAAATTGACCGGGTTTTCTTTTTAGTTGATAGAAAAGATTTGGATGCACAAACAATAAAGGAATTTAATAAATTTGAAAAGGATTCTGTAGATGATACGGATAATACTAAAAATTTAGTTAAGCAAATTCAAGAAATTGATAGAAAATTAATAGTTACTACAATTCAAAAAATGAGTATAGCCATTAAATCTGAAAAATATGCTGAAATAATGGACAAATACAAAGATGATAAAGTAATATTCATAATAGATGAATGTCATAGGTCTCAATTTGGTGAAATGCACAGGGTTATAAAAAAGCATTTCGTTAACGCTCAATATTTTGGATTTACAGGTACACCAATCTTTAAGGAAAATAAAGGGGCTAAAGACATGGTCACTGCCGATTTGTTTAAAAAATGTTTACATACATATCTTATAAAAGATGCAATTAGGGACGGTAACGTATTGGGATTCCTTATTCAGTATTTTAAAACTTTTGAAGGTAACTATGATAAAAATGATGATACAAAAATTTATAAAATAAATAAAAAAGAGCTTTGGAGTACAGACGAACGTATATCCCTAATTTGTAATGACATTGTTAAAAATCATAACTTAAAAACACGTGATAAAGAATACTGTTCTATATTTGCGGTGGATAGTATTCCATCACTTATAAAGTACTATAATAAATTTAAAGAGTTTGACCACGATTTAAAAATAGCCGGAATTTATACTTATGAAGCTAATGAGGCCAGTGCGGGCATAAATGCAGAGCATTCTCGGGATATTTTAGAACGAATAATCAGCGATTATAATAAAATTTATAATACGAATTATTCAACAGATACATTTTCAAATTATTTCATAGATATTTCTAAAAGATTAAAAAATGGCCAAATTGATATTTTACTTGTCGTAAATATGTTTTTAACAGGTTTTGACAGTAAATTATTGAATACAATTTATATCGATAAAGATATGAAATATCACAATTTAATACAGGCTTTTTCAAGAACTAATAGGGTATATTCTGCGAATAAACCACATGGTAATGTAGTATGTTATAGAAATTTGAGAGAGAAAACTGAAAATGCTATTCGTTTATTTTCTCAAACGGATGATGTAGATACTGTACTTATGGAAAGCTACGAATTTTATTTGGATAAATTTAAAGAACGCTTAGAAAAATTACATAATATCGCAAATACGCCTGACGATGTAGATTTGATAGAAGGTGAATCAAAAACTTCCGAATTTGTTATGGCATTTAAAAATTTGACTAAGGTACTTGTTACGATGAAGAATTTTGTAGAATTCGAATTTGAAGAGGATAAACTTGGCATTGATGAACAAACATATCAGGAGTATAAAACTAAATACCTTATGGTCTATGATGATGTAACTAGAGGTGAATACGAAGGTACATCAGTTCTTAAAGACATAGATTTTAGTATTGAGTTAATGTATACCGATAAAATAAATGTGGATTATATTCTCAATCTTTTAAAGAATTTGGATATAGATAATACCAAAAATAGAGATAAAGAAATAAAAGATATCGTCGATAAGTTGAAAAAGGCAGATAATGAAGAATTAAGATTAAAAGTAGAATTAATACAGGAATTTTTAGAAAAAGAAGTCCCAAAAATTATCGAATTAAATAATCAGGATGATATTGAATCATTATATTATGAATTTGAAGATAAAAAAAGAACAGAAGAAGTTGAAGAATTTGCAAAAGAAAATAATATCGATACTACCAAATTATGGAGCTATGTGGAAGAATATGATTACTCGAAAACTTTGGATAAAAAAGCCGTAGGCGATAGTATTTCAGCTCCATTTTTGAAGAAAAAGAGAATTATCAATAAAGTTAGCGAATTTATACAATATCAGGCTAAAAAATACGCTTAA
- a CDS encoding type I restriction-modification system subunit M: MITSTKQKEQKNQLNTKLWSIANDLRGNMEHNEFKNYILGVIFYRYLSEKLENRVSNLLKEDNITYAEAWNDEEYTEELKEELLDEIGYYIAPEYLFSTMVNKITNTKDFTIEELSKAIGSINESTLGTKSQDAFENLFDDLDLESNKLGQKVEARSKLMAKVLSKIAEIDFSHEDSEIDVLGDAYEFLISQFASSAGKKAGEFYTPQQVSKILAKIVTMGKKDLKSVYDPTCGSGSLLLRISKEADVRKFYGQEVISTTYNLARMNMLLHNVSYDKFDIQNDDVLENPKHLGKKFDAVVANPPYSQTWDNSMHNDDDRFSEYGKMAPNSKADFAFVQHMIYHLADKGVMAVVLPHGVLFRGNAEGTIRKYLIKEKNYLDAVIGLPSNIFFGTGIPTTILVFKKCRETGDNVLFIDASNDYEPGKNQNILRDEDVEKIIDTYKERKAIDKYSAVATLDDIKENDYNLNIPRYVDTFEEEEPVNMEKVKAEIKELKEQFLKQDEDLEKILNELEL, translated from the coding sequence ATGATAACAAGCACTAAACAAAAAGAACAAAAAAATCAATTAAATACTAAATTATGGTCCATTGCCAACGATTTAAGGGGTAATATGGAACATAATGAGTTTAAAAATTATATTTTAGGAGTAATTTTTTATAGATATCTTTCTGAAAAATTGGAAAATAGGGTTTCTAACTTACTTAAAGAAGATAACATAACTTATGCGGAAGCTTGGAATGACGAAGAATACACTGAAGAGCTTAAAGAAGAATTATTAGATGAAATAGGTTATTATATTGCACCAGAATATTTATTTTCCACAATGGTAAATAAAATAACGAATACTAAAGACTTTACAATTGAGGAATTATCCAAAGCAATTGGTAGTATAAACGAATCTACACTCGGAACAAAAAGTCAGGATGCTTTTGAAAATTTATTTGACGATTTAGATTTGGAATCCAACAAACTTGGCCAGAAAGTAGAAGCAAGGTCTAAACTTATGGCTAAAGTACTTTCTAAGATTGCAGAAATTGATTTTAGTCACGAAGATTCTGAAATTGATGTTTTAGGAGATGCTTATGAGTTTTTAATATCTCAGTTTGCTTCAAGTGCGGGAAAGAAAGCAGGGGAATTTTATACACCTCAACAAGTATCTAAAATATTGGCCAAAATTGTAACGATGGGTAAAAAAGATTTAAAAAGTGTTTACGACCCAACTTGTGGTTCAGGCTCTTTATTACTTAGGATATCAAAAGAGGCAGATGTACGTAAATTTTACGGTCAAGAAGTTATATCGACCACTTACAACTTGGCACGTATGAATATGTTATTACACAACGTATCTTATGATAAATTTGACATACAAAATGATGATGTTTTAGAAAACCCTAAACATTTGGGTAAAAAGTTTGATGCAGTAGTTGCAAATCCACCATATTCTCAAACTTGGGATAATTCTATGCATAATGATGACGATAGATTTAGCGAATATGGAAAAATGGCTCCAAATTCCAAAGCAGATTTTGCTTTTGTACAACATATGATTTACCATTTAGCAGATAAAGGTGTCATGGCCGTTGTATTACCTCACGGTGTATTATTTAGGGGTAATGCAGAGGGTACTATAAGAAAATACCTTATAAAAGAAAAGAATTATTTAGATGCTGTGATAGGACTACCGTCAAATATATTCTTTGGAACGGGTATTCCTACAACTATATTGGTATTTAAAAAATGCAGAGAAACTGGGGACAATGTTTTATTTATAGATGCTTCAAACGATTATGAACCTGGTAAAAATCAAAATATACTTAGGGACGAAGACGTTGAGAAAATAATTGATACCTATAAAGAAAGAAAAGCAATTGATAAATATTCAGCGGTTGCTACTTTGGACGATATAAAAGAAAATGATTACAATTTAAATATTCCTCGATATGTGGATACTTTTGAAGAAGAAGAACCAGTCAATATGGAAAAAGTTAAAGCAGAAATTAAAGAATTAAAAGAACAATTTTTAAAACAGGATGAAGATTTAGAAAAAATATTAAATGAATTAGAATTATAA
- a CDS encoding restriction endonuclease subunit S, producing MIKEGYKETKIGLIPNDWEVKKLGDVCSFIGDGIHSTPKYCTNGKYYFINGNNLKNGTIVHTNDTKLISFEEFNKLKQKIAEDALLLSINGTIGNCSYYNNEKILLGKSVAYINLKNKNIKNFIYYVIQSPRTVSQFYSELTGSTIKNLSLKSLRNLCIPLPPLKEQQKIAEILTKWDNHIETLENLISKKEEYKKGLMQNLLTGKVRFPGFNEEWKEVKLGEICKFLKGNGLSKEKLNKNGKFKCILYGELYTTYSEVIKEVLSKTDFKEKIHSEKGDILIPASTTTTGIDLANATAINEENVILGGDINILRKKYENKYNNEFLAYYLTYGKKYELAKYAQGTTIVHLYGKDIKNMKIQLPTLEEQEQIAEVLSLQDKEIEILKEKLELLKMQKKGLMQKLLTGEIRVKC from the coding sequence ATGATAAAAGAAGGATATAAAGAAACTAAAATAGGTTTGATACCTAATGATTGGGAAGTTAAAAAATTAGGGGACGTTTGTAGTTTCATTGGTGATGGGATACATAGTACTCCAAAATATTGTACTAATGGAAAATATTATTTTATAAATGGAAATAATTTAAAAAATGGGACTATTGTACATACTAACGATACTAAATTAATAAGTTTTGAAGAATTTAATAAATTAAAACAAAAAATTGCAGAAGATGCATTATTATTATCGATAAATGGAACTATTGGAAATTGCTCATATTATAACAATGAAAAAATTTTGTTGGGCAAAAGTGTGGCTTATATTAATCTAAAAAATAAAAATATTAAAAATTTTATTTATTATGTTATTCAATCTCCCAGAACTGTTTCTCAATTTTATTCGGAATTGACTGGCTCTACAATTAAAAATTTATCTTTGAAATCACTACGAAATTTATGTATACCACTTCCCCCATTAAAAGAACAGCAAAAAATTGCGGAAATCTTAACAAAATGGGATAATCATATTGAAACTTTAGAAAATTTAATTTCTAAAAAGGAAGAATATAAAAAAGGTTTAATGCAAAATTTATTAACTGGTAAAGTTCGTTTCCCAGGATTTAATGAAGAATGGAAAGAAGTTAAATTAGGTGAAATTTGCAAATTTTTAAAAGGTAATGGATTATCTAAAGAAAAGTTAAATAAAAATGGTAAATTTAAGTGCATATTATACGGTGAACTATATACGACATATTCTGAAGTTATAAAAGAAGTGCTTAGTAAAACAGATTTTAAAGAAAAAATACATTCCGAAAAAGGGGATATATTAATACCCGCATCTACCACTACTACAGGGATTGATTTAGCAAATGCTACAGCAATAAATGAAGAAAACGTAATATTGGGGGGAGATATTAATATATTAAGAAAAAAATACGAAAATAAATATAATAACGAATTTTTGGCATATTATTTAACATATGGTAAAAAATATGAATTAGCAAAATATGCACAAGGAACTACAATAGTTCATTTATATGGAAAAGACATTAAAAATATGAAAATACAACTTCCAACACTTGAAGAACAGGAACAAATTGCAGAAGTTTTATCATTGCAAGATAAAGAAATAGAAATTTTAAAGGAAAAATTAGAACTTTTAAAAATGCAAAAAAAAGGTTTAATGCAGAAGTTACTTACTGGAGAAATACGAGTTAAATGTTAA
- a CDS encoding tyrosine-type recombinase/integrase, with amino-acid sequence MNEESRNLANRYLNFLSARSKDTLKSYRASLNIFMNFFQEKSWETITIDDALFFYNNYRSHNGKPIQISTTIRRLTDVNRFYEWAIENKYLINNPLKLYVKTLRPQLKERQCLSKNQAKLLLSKIEDYHYYIFTLFLIKTGVRISEFINISLNDMDLSDRSIIIKSGKGNKDRYVFIDDELLLHIKQYLKYREFLNPKIDRLFLTKSGYKLSEGQISDYRRYLRTISKDILNIIVTPHVLRHTFGTLACESNMNIEILSKIMGHANVNTTMTYIHSSKEFRKKEFLRVMNNKDYL; translated from the coding sequence ATGAACGAAGAGTCAAGGAATTTAGCAAATAGATATTTAAACTTTTTATCTGCACGAAGTAAGGACACTTTAAAAAGTTATCGAGCTTCATTAAATATTTTTATGAACTTTTTCCAGGAAAAAAGTTGGGAAACTATAACCATCGATGATGCGTTATTTTTCTATAATAACTATCGAAGTCATAATGGAAAACCAATTCAGATAAGTACGACGATTAGACGTTTAACAGACGTTAACCGTTTTTATGAATGGGCAATTGAAAATAAATATTTAATAAATAATCCTTTAAAGCTCTATGTAAAGACTTTAAGACCTCAATTAAAAGAAAGGCAATGTTTAAGTAAAAATCAAGCTAAACTATTACTTTCAAAAATAGAAGACTATCATTATTACATATTTACATTATTTCTTATAAAAACAGGCGTACGTATAAGTGAATTCATAAACATTTCGTTAAATGATATGGATTTATCTGATAGGTCGATTATAATCAAGAGCGGGAAAGGAAACAAGGACAGATACGTATTCATTGACGATGAATTATTACTTCACATAAAGCAATATTTAAAATACAGAGAATTTTTAAATCCTAAAATAGATAGATTGTTTTTAACCAAAAGCGGTTATAAACTTTCGGAGGGTCAAATATCCGATTATAGAAGATATTTAAGAACAATCTCGAAAGATATCTTAAATATTATTGTAACTCCTCACGTACTACGCCATACATTTGGAACATTAGCCTGTGAAAGCAACATGAATATTGAAATATTATCTAAAATAATGGGACATGCAAACGTTAACACGACAATGACTTACATACACTCAAGTAAGGAGTTTAGAAAAAAAGAGTTTTTAAGAGTAATGAATAATAAAGATTATCTATAA
- the cobK gene encoding precorrin-6A reductase: protein MKKDLNFNIWVRGGTSDATKIVQGLKDNLNKNTGSNKNLKIIVTTATDFGGEIAKINADKVISKPLRYEELKKRLIEEEINFFIDATHPYAMKASQTGLKVCNELKIHYLRYERPGSDIEELEKELKEENIIFAENYEDAILKAFEISKPSCNIFFMAGIKNLKSVVEVSENAMYDKNKIIARMLPVSVSEALKLLPPKNIVAMQGVFSEKLNKYLILDYNCDVVITKDSGKAGGFYEKMNGAKEAGAKLIVVKRPISNITDSEFNQKYELKFNKIDELIKYFIQ from the coding sequence ATGAAAAAAGATTTAAATTTTAATATTTGGGTTAGAGGAGGCACAAGCGATGCAACAAAGATTGTGCAAGGCCTAAAAGATAATTTAAATAAAAATACGGGTAGTAATAAAAATTTAAAAATAATTGTAACTACGGCAACAGATTTTGGTGGAGAAATCGCTAAAATAAATGCCGATAAAGTAATATCTAAACCATTACGGTATGAAGAATTAAAAAAAAGGTTAATAGAAGAAGAAATAAATTTTTTTATCGATGCTACACACCCTTATGCAATGAAAGCAAGCCAAACTGGATTAAAAGTATGTAATGAATTAAAAATCCATTATTTAAGATATGAAAGACCAGGCAGTGATATTGAAGAGTTAGAAAAAGAATTAAAAGAAGAAAATATAATTTTTGCGGAAAATTATGAAGATGCCATACTCAAAGCCTTTGAAATCAGTAAACCGAGCTGTAATATATTTTTTATGGCAGGTATAAAAAATTTAAAAAGTGTCGTTGAAGTTTCTGAAAATGCTATGTATGATAAAAACAAAATTATAGCGAGAATGTTGCCTGTTTCAGTTTCAGAAGCTTTAAAACTTTTGCCACCTAAAAATATAGTTGCTATGCAGGGAGTATTTTCAGAAAAGTTGAACAAATATTTAATTTTAGATTATAATTGTGATGTGGTAATTACTAAAGATAGCGGTAAAGCAGGCGGATTCTACGAAAAAATGAATGGTGCAAAAGAAGCAGGTGCTAAATTAATAGTTGTAAAAAGACCAATTTCTAATATAACCGATTCTGAATTTAATCAAAAATACGAGTTAAAATTTAATAAAATAGATGAATTAATAAAATATTTTATACAGTAG